AGACGAAGCAGAAGTTACCCGGAATTCACCCTTCTTTTCCAGATATATTTTTGTTAGGTCAATGAGAGACTTTTCATCATCGACATGAAGTATTCGTATCAACAGAGATCACCGGAAATATTTGCCGGAAATGATAAAAATTCAGTCTTAAATTACCTTCCCCGACAGGATAATTAATATTAAATTTTGCAACTATTTCAGTATTCTCTATTGCATTTCAACAGAAAAAATGCCAATCAGATATATCCTGAATAAGGTTTCACAGTAAGCAAAGCAATGCCTGCACAGCAAAAAGAAGTAAAAATAATTAATTCTGTTTAACAATCATATATCCGCCGGAGAGCAGAATAACTCCGAATATTATAGCTATAACTCCAAGGAATTTCTCAACAATAACTGTGATAACATCAATTGAAAAAGTCATACCAACACCAAGAATAACAAGCATTATTCCAAGCAAAACCGAAATTGCACCTAACCAGTCCATTTTAACACCTCATAATACAGCATAGCAAAAAACGGGAAAGTAAAATTATCAACCTTTAATCCCGGAAATTCTGCTATACTCAGTTATATACAATAGAGACAACAATCAGATATTAACTTTGTCAATTAATTATCCTAAATAACTTTTCATAGAAATAAATCACATCCTGTAATCATAGAGCAGAACTCACATCCTGTTTATCCCCGAATTTATGGAGAAGAATCCTGTAGCACCCAATCAGGAGTGCAATAAATATAGGCCCCATTATAAAACCCAGAATGCCCATTGCGGCAATACCTCCAAAAAATGCAATAAACATAATTACAGAATTTATACTCGTCCTTTTTCCCATAAGAACCGGTCTCATCCACCAGTCGGGAATAGCACATAAAAGGGGCCAGGCAACTACAATAATAATTGCCAGACCATACCAGTCAGATACCGAAACTGCGTACAGAACAAGGAAGGCAATGAGTATAACAGGGCCAAAAATCGGAATTAAAGCCAGAATTCCGGATATTACCGCATAAAACATAATATGCTCATACCCCAGAATATAAAATACCGGAAATGCGATGAAAAATACCGCCAGTCCAACTGCAATATGGACATTGAAGAGTGCATAGAGCATGTCCACAACCGAATCACGCATGATTGAAATCGTGCTGAGGCTCTCTTCCGGTAAAATGCCCTCAATCTCGGCATAAATCTTCTCACCGAATAAAAGGAAGAGAAATATCGAGAGAAACAGTATCATTACCTTTATCAGAACCATTGGCGCCATTACAAGGAGACTTATCAGATAATTTCTCATATCATCAAGCGAAGACCGGAAGAAATCCGAGATCCATGGGAGCGGATTGACCTTTTCACCAAAACCCGAAACCCCTGAGAACAGCTCATTATTGAGCCACCAGAGAATGGAATTTATAAGGTACATCAGATAGTCTATATTATCATATAGTACGATGGCTGCGACATACACCGCAACAACAATCCCCACAGCGACAGCAGTAGTCAGAATTGCAGACGAAAACCCGCCTCTCATATACCGGCAGAGATACCTGTGTGCCGGAAGGAGAAATACCGAAAATGAACCGGCTATGATGATTACACCGGCAAAATCCCAGAATGCCAGGATTGCAGCAATTATGATAATCCCGATTATCACATATGTCAATCTGTCCCCACTGCTAATATCTCCGGGCATAACAGAGATAATGGTTTTACTTTGATAAATATCTTTTTTGCCGAGAAGTTATCCGCGAATAAAAACTACAAAATCTATATTATTTGTCATTATCATCATCATTATTTAAAAAAATCAATATTATCATCATTATCATCATTATTTAAAAAATATTCATACAAAATAATTGTGAAGCTCAGACACCAAGGGACCTCAGTGCAGCATCAAGTCTCTCCATCCCTGTCTTTATCATCTCCTCATCTGCATTTGAGAAGTTGAACCTGATATTATCAAGCCCTCCGGAACCGGCATAAAAAGGCACTCCCGGAAGAACGGCCACATTTTCTGCAAGTGCCCTCTCAAAAAGAGTGAGTGATGAAATCCCTGCCGGAAGTCCGGCGAGCATAAACATCCCGCCTTCAGGATTTGTATGAGTCAGGCGATCCATGAAGAGATCGTCCATAATGTCCAGCATTACCCGGCATCTTGCAGAATAGACAGATGTAATTTTTCTGATATGGGAGTCAAGGTCATTGTCCCAAAGATACCT
The sequence above is a segment of the Methanoplanus limicola DSM 2279 genome. Coding sequences within it:
- a CDS encoding AI-2E family transporter; translation: MIIGIIIIAAILAFWDFAGVIIIAGSFSVFLLPAHRYLCRYMRGGFSSAILTTAVAVGIVVAVYVAAIVLYDNIDYLMYLINSILWWLNNELFSGVSGFGEKVNPLPWISDFFRSSLDDMRNYLISLLVMAPMVLIKVMILFLSIFLFLLFGEKIYAEIEGILPEESLSTISIMRDSVVDMLYALFNVHIAVGLAVFFIAFPVFYILGYEHIMFYAVISGILALIPIFGPVILIAFLVLYAVSVSDWYGLAIIIVVAWPLLCAIPDWWMRPVLMGKRTSINSVIMFIAFFGGIAAMGILGFIMGPIFIALLIGCYRILLHKFGDKQDVSSAL